GCGTGGGCGTAGTATGCGTACTTGCCGAAGCCGAGGACGAACGCCGCGGCCAGCGGTTCGCCTTGATGTTCGGCGACCAATACGGCGCTCGTCGGACCGAATAGCTCGAGTACCTTCCGGTAATAGGCCGGGTTGTGGACGAGGAAGTGCTTGCGTTCGATCGTGGCCTCGAGGAGGCCGTAGAAGACGAGAAGGTCCTCTGTTTTATTGCCGGCCCGCACGACGACGCCCTTGCGGCCGGCGAGTTTAACGTTGTACCGCGTTCGCCGGTCCATACCGGCCAGGAGGTCGTCCTCGTCGCGGGATAAATCCAGGTAGAGCGTGTGCCGCGGTTGGACGCCGCGGCTGCGCCGCACGTATCCCAACGCCTCGAGCGCGCTCAGGTCGGCGTCGGGCCGGGCCATCGGTTCTATCTTGAGGACGACGGCGCCCCGTTTTTGGGCCGGCTCGAGCAGCGCCGCCGTCAGCTCGCGCAGCAAGTCGGCGTCGCCGTAGTCGACGAGGAATCCGCGCGGCGCGTACCACAGCTCGCCGCCCACGACGGGGACGGGCCGGCTCAATATTTGCGCCCCGGCCCGCGGCCGGCCGTCCTCCGATAAAATATAGCGACGCGGCCGCCAACCGAACGCGCCCTTCAGCTCGCCCCAGCCGAAGCTGTGGGTTATCGAATACTCCGCCCGGGCGAGGACGAACTCATCCCACCGCGAGGCGTCGTCTATTTCCTCCAGGCGCCGCGCCACGCGGGCGATTATAGCAAACCGCAGGCCGTTTTTAAACGGCAAACGGTTGCGTATCGATGGCCTTTGTTTCCTTGACACCGGCGTAATTCCGTGGTAGCTTCCTTTGGTATAGATGCGCTCAAAAGGGGGAAGCGCCGTGGGTAGATTAATAATTTTGGCAATAATGGTCGCCGCGCTCGGCTCAGCCGAGGCGGCGACGTACTACGTCGACAGCGACGACGGCCACGACGACGCGACGCGCAACGGCGGCCTCCTCGAGCCTTGGCGCACGATTACCTACGCCCTCTCGCGCGTAAGCGGCGAGAAC
The genomic region above belongs to bacterium and contains:
- a CDS encoding peptidoglycan bridge formation glycyltransferase FemA/FemB family protein codes for the protein MPFKNGLRFAIIARVARRLEEIDDASRWDEFVLARAEYSITHSFGWGELKGAFGWRPRRYILSEDGRPRAGAQILSRPVPVVGGELWYAPRGFLVDYGDADLLRELTAALLEPAQKRGAVVLKIEPMARPDADLSALEALGYVRRSRGVQPRHTLYLDLSRDEDDLLAGMDRRTRYNVKLAGRKGVVVRAGNKTEDLLVFYGLLEATIERKHFLVHNPAYYRKVLELFGPTSAVLVAEHQGEPLAAAFVLGFGKYAYYAHAASAATRRELKAANKVVWEAVRWAKGAGFEIFDFWGIPRAPSPGNPLHGVYTFKKGFGGETVEFAPPYDLPFKPVKYRLLNAALALQGAWRNVRARGTLRDPMGN